A single Lolium perenne isolate Kyuss_39 chromosome 6, Kyuss_2.0, whole genome shotgun sequence DNA region contains:
- the LOC127307209 gene encoding nicotinamidase 1 translates to MGSEGTYDDAGAAAIDLLRTAAPVRPDADHLLTSRTGLVIVDVVNGFCTVGAGNLAPVTPNKQIEKMVEEAGRLAKVFCDRNWPVFAFLDTHYPDKPEPPFPPHCIIGSGEENFVPALEWLENDPNVTIRRKDCIDGYLASFEKDGSNVFGEWVAKFQIQTVLVVGICTDYCVLDFASSTLAARNIGRVPPLQDVVIYSEGCATFDLPVEVAMNIKGALAHPQDLMHHMGLYMAKSRGAKIVDRIILE, encoded by the exons ATGGGCTCCGAAGGCACCTACGACGACGCCGGCGCCGCCGCGATTGACCTGCTCCGCACGGCGGCGCCCGTCCGGCCGGACGCCGACCACCTACTCACCAGCCGCACGGGGCTCGTCATCGTCGACGTCGTCAACGGCTTCTGCACCGTCGGCGCCGGGAACCTC GCCCCTGTTACTCCTAACAAGCAGATAGAGAAGATGGTGGAGGAGGCCGGGAGGCTCGCCAAGGTGTTCTGCGACAGGAACTGGCCCGTCTTCGCGTTCCTCGATACCCACTACCCGGATAAGCCCGAGCCGCCTTTCCCGCCACACTGTATCATCGGCTCCGGCGAGGAAAATTTTGTTCCAG CTCTGGAGTGGTTGGAAAACGATCCCAATGTGACCATCAGGAGGAAGGACTGCATTGACGGTTATCTTGCCTCATTCGAGAAGGACGGGTCCAATGTTTTCGGTGAGTGGGTCGCCAAGTTTCAGATCCAAACT GTTTTAGTTGTAGGAATATGTACAGACTACTGCGTTTTGGACTTTGCGAGCTCGACTTTGGCAGCCAGAAATATTGGCAGAGTGCCGCCGTTGCAAGATGTTGTGATCTACTCCGAGGGATGTGCTACTTTTGACCTCCCTGTTGAAGTAGCCATGAATATCAAAGGAGCCTTAGCTCATCCACAG GATCTTATGCATCACATGGGACTTTACATGGCCAAATCAAGGGGTGCGAAGATTGTTGACAGAATTATTCTTGAATAG